From Sphingopyxis sp. USTB-05, the proteins below share one genomic window:
- the thyA gene encoding thymidylate synthase: MQRIWVEGDERVDRTGVGTRSLFGETMRFSLKDDAIPLLTTKRVYWKTALRELLWFLTGDTNIRSLVSQGVKIWTDWPLDKYRRETGETIGIEDFEARIVADDDFAARWGDLGPVYGHQWVNWPRYEAAGDGLFRRAEQGHNQISALIDSLRNNPGSRRHIFTGWNVADLDRMALPPCHMTYQFHVRSDGGLSCLLFQRSCDLGLGFAFNVFEAALLTRMVAEQAGLHAHQLVWTGGDVHLYLNHAELVEQQLSRVPGGAPKLRILRRPSSIFDYRFEDFAVEDYAPQAHISAPVAV, encoded by the coding sequence ATGCAGCGTATTTGGGTCGAGGGCGACGAGCGCGTCGACCGCACCGGGGTAGGGACGCGCTCGCTGTTTGGAGAGACGATGCGATTCTCTCTGAAAGACGACGCAATCCCGTTGCTCACCACTAAGCGGGTTTATTGGAAGACCGCGCTGCGCGAACTGTTGTGGTTCCTGACGGGCGACACCAATATCCGTTCGCTCGTTTCACAGGGTGTGAAGATCTGGACCGATTGGCCGCTCGACAAATATCGCCGCGAGACCGGCGAGACGATCGGCATCGAGGACTTCGAGGCGCGGATCGTCGCGGACGATGATTTTGCTGCTCGATGGGGCGATCTCGGCCCGGTCTATGGTCACCAGTGGGTCAACTGGCCACGTTACGAAGCGGCAGGCGACGGGCTGTTCCGCCGCGCGGAGCAGGGGCACAATCAGATTTCGGCGCTGATCGATTCGCTCCGTAACAATCCGGGGTCTCGCCGGCATATCTTTACCGGTTGGAACGTCGCGGACCTTGACCGCATGGCGCTGCCACCGTGTCACATGACTTATCAATTTCATGTCCGCAGCGATGGCGGACTGTCGTGCCTGCTGTTCCAGCGCTCGTGCGATCTTGGCCTGGGCTTTGCCTTCAACGTCTTTGAGGCGGCGCTCCTGACGCGGATGGTCGCCGAGCAAGCGGGGCTCCATGCGCATCAGCTCGTCTGGACCGGCGGCGATGTACATCTCTATCTGAACCACGCGGAACTGGTTGAACAACAATTATCACGCGTTCCGGGCGGCGCGCCAAAGCTGCGCATCCTTCGCCGGCCTTCGAGCATTTTTGACTATCGATTCGAGGATTTCGCGGTCGAGGACTATGCGCCGCAAGCGCATATTTCCGCGCCTGTCGCGGTCTGA
- a CDS encoding JAB domain-containing protein has translation MSTVMTLFEPLGKAPDPSAMAGFVPSQLEGDVARLLLRPLFDNDRESLLLAAFDAFERLVQLERVDGSSSTRCVVPPRAWRALLDSSIATVVMAHNHPSDTPWPSDADISATHDAALFLRAMGIDLVDHLIFVAGGHFSFRTAEML, from the coding sequence ATGTCTACGGTGATGACCCTGTTCGAACCTCTCGGCAAAGCGCCGGACCCATCGGCGATGGCAGGCTTCGTGCCGTCTCAGCTTGAAGGCGATGTAGCGCGCCTGTTGCTGCGCCCACTGTTCGATAACGATCGGGAAAGCCTGCTGCTCGCAGCTTTCGACGCCTTCGAGCGCCTTGTGCAGCTCGAACGCGTCGACGGGAGCAGCTCGACACGCTGCGTCGTTCCGCCGCGCGCTTGGCGCGCACTGTTGGACAGCAGTATTGCGACGGTCGTCATGGCGCACAACCATCCCTCCGACACGCCATGGCCAAGCGATGCCGACATCAGTGCAACGCACGATGCCGCACTTTTCCTGCGGGCCATGGGCATCGATCTGGTCGATCATCTGATTTTCGTCGCGGGCGGTCATTTCAGTTTTCGAACTGCCGAAATGCTCTAG
- a CDS encoding N-formylglutamate amidohydrolase, whose amino-acid sequence MSFRSIPPAAIAVNRPAANGPVIVSVPHAGRVYPPDIIEAARVERSQLERLEDAWSDLIAAEATDAGATVVAALWARAVADLNRGEGQMAPGEVAIPLRAQFSAPGRKERAGLGVVPTRLADCGPLWKRPIDGAGLHWRLESFHRPYHTALGEALRSARDRFGHAILIDLHSMPSIPVGQVGHGARIVIGDRFGETAGEWLVRRVMTSAGRLGEVVTRNQPYAGGHIIRTHGRPGDGIHAVQVEIDRSLYLTPERSPDSARVARLARWFAELVSDLGEMRPEAELFPQAAE is encoded by the coding sequence ATGTCGTTCCGCAGCATCCCGCCTGCCGCCATCGCTGTCAACCGGCCCGCGGCAAACGGGCCGGTGATCGTGTCGGTGCCGCATGCCGGCCGCGTCTATCCGCCTGACATCATCGAGGCGGCGCGAGTCGAACGGTCACAACTCGAACGCCTCGAAGACGCGTGGAGCGATCTGATCGCGGCAGAGGCGACGGATGCGGGGGCCACGGTCGTGGCGGCGTTGTGGGCGCGCGCCGTAGCCGACTTGAATCGCGGCGAAGGACAGATGGCGCCCGGTGAGGTGGCAATTCCTTTGCGTGCGCAGTTTTCGGCACCAGGGCGCAAGGAACGGGCGGGACTCGGCGTAGTGCCGACAAGGCTCGCCGATTGCGGCCCCCTCTGGAAGCGACCGATTGACGGCGCGGGCCTTCATTGGCGGCTCGAATCGTTCCATCGGCCGTATCACACTGCACTGGGCGAGGCTTTGCGGAGCGCGCGAGATCGTTTCGGTCATGCGATTCTGATCGACCTGCATTCCATGCCTTCGATTCCCGTCGGGCAGGTGGGTCATGGCGCGCGAATCGTGATCGGCGATCGCTTCGGCGAAACCGCGGGCGAGTGGCTGGTCCGGCGCGTGATGACGTCAGCCGGACGGCTGGGCGAAGTCGTGACGCGCAACCAGCCTTATGCTGGTGGGCATATCATTCGCACACATGGTCGGCCCGGCGACGGGATTCACGCGGTGCAGGTCGAAATCGACCGTAGCCTCTATCTGACGCCGGAACGGTCGCCGGATTCGGCGCGTGTTGCGCGGTTGGCGCGGTGGTTTGCCGAACTTGTAAGCGATTTGGGGGAGATGCGCCCCGAAGCCGAACTATTCCCGCAAGCCGCTGAATAA
- the cpdR gene encoding cell cycle two-component system response regulator CpdR yields the protein MIRILLAEDDDVMREYLARALTSAGYHVTAVDRGTAAVPYIDSGTFDLLLSDIVMPEMDGIELAQHTAKAAPQTQVMFITGFAAVSLRAEENVPQAKLLSKPFHLKDLVREVDNMFGRADRSSQQ from the coding sequence ATGATTCGCATTTTGCTGGCCGAAGATGACGATGTGATGCGCGAATATCTTGCACGCGCGCTCACGAGCGCCGGCTATCACGTTACAGCGGTCGATCGCGGCACCGCTGCCGTTCCCTATATCGATTCGGGGACCTTCGACCTTTTGCTGTCCGATATCGTGATGCCCGAGATGGACGGGATCGAACTCGCCCAGCACACCGCAAAGGCGGCGCCGCAGACGCAGGTGATGTTCATCACCGGCTTTGCCGCGGTTTCGCTGCGTGCCGAAGAAAATGTTCCGCAGGCAAAGCTGCTCTCGAAGCCCTTTCACCTCAAGGATCTGGTGCGCGAAGTCGATAATATGTTCGGCCGCGCCGACCGGTCGAGCCAACAATAA
- a CDS encoding SDR family oxidoreductase produces the protein MTTFRDNLLAGKTAFVAGGTSGINLGIAKRFAELGAKVAVAGRDPDKAQRAATEIGHDAIGLSGDVRDYAAIRGVMETVVEKLGPMDIVISGAAGNFLAPVLGMSANAFRTVVDIDLNGTFNVFRGCHDLLNRPGASLIAITAGQAINASALQAHACAAKAGINQLIRVLALEWGPEVRVNGISPGPIAGTEGMARLAPDAATRQSHFDRIAMKRWGEIEEVAESAVFLCSPAAGYITGTILDCDGGSQIGDASRGDLARGMA, from the coding sequence ATGACGACATTCCGCGATAATTTGCTTGCCGGCAAGACGGCCTTCGTTGCCGGTGGCACAAGCGGTATCAACCTCGGTATCGCGAAGCGCTTTGCCGAACTGGGCGCGAAGGTTGCGGTCGCGGGGCGAGATCCGGACAAGGCGCAGCGCGCGGCCACCGAAATCGGGCATGACGCGATTGGTCTGTCGGGTGACGTGCGCGACTATGCCGCGATTCGCGGGGTGATGGAGACGGTCGTTGAAAAACTTGGGCCGATGGACATCGTGATCTCGGGCGCCGCGGGCAATTTCCTCGCTCCGGTGCTCGGCATGTCGGCGAACGCGTTTCGCACCGTGGTCGACATCGACCTCAACGGCACCTTCAACGTGTTCCGCGGCTGCCATGACCTGCTCAACCGTCCGGGCGCGTCGCTGATCGCAATCACGGCGGGGCAGGCGATCAATGCCTCCGCGTTGCAGGCGCATGCCTGCGCGGCGAAGGCAGGGATCAACCAGCTTATTCGCGTACTCGCGCTCGAATGGGGTCCGGAGGTGCGCGTCAACGGCATCTCGCCAGGGCCGATCGCAGGAACCGAGGGCATGGCGCGCCTCGCGCCCGACGCCGCGACGCGTCAGTCGCATTTCGACCGCATCGCGATGAAGCGCTGGGGCGAGATTGAGGAGGTCGCCGAATCGGCCGTGTTCCTGTGCAGCCCGGCGGCCGGCTACATCACCGGCACGATCCTCGATTGCGACGGTGGCAGCCAGATCGGCGACGCGTCGCGCGGCGATCTTGCGCGCGGAATGGCCTGA
- a CDS encoding alpha/beta fold hydrolase, whose amino-acid sequence MASAGPTSNSFISQRLKLHYVDWGNRGAAPLLLVHGGRDHCRNWDWVAEKLRDRYHIIAPDLRGHGDSAWSPDGNYAMDTFVYDLAQLIHQLDLGPLSIVAHSMGGNIALRYTGLYPDNVRKLVAIEGLGPSPKVIAERAKTGYAERFRKWIDDKRQAAGRTPRRYATLEDALARMMGENGYLTETQARHLTIHGISRNEDGTWSWKFDNYLNVWPAFDMPQDDIASLWGAISCPTLLLYGANSWASNPEKDGRLQHFNTAKVIEFENAGHWLHHDQFDRFMSTLDEFL is encoded by the coding sequence ATGGCAAGTGCCGGCCCCACCTCGAACAGCTTCATCTCGCAGCGACTGAAGCTTCACTACGTCGACTGGGGCAATCGCGGCGCCGCGCCGCTGCTGCTTGTGCATGGCGGCCGCGACCATTGCCGTAACTGGGACTGGGTCGCCGAAAAGTTGCGTGATCGCTATCATATCATCGCCCCCGACCTGCGCGGTCATGGTGACAGCGCATGGTCGCCCGACGGCAATTACGCCATGGACACTTTTGTCTATGACCTGGCGCAGTTGATCCATCAGCTCGACCTTGGGCCGCTGTCGATCGTTGCCCATTCGATGGGAGGCAATATCGCGCTGCGCTATACCGGCCTCTACCCCGACAATGTCCGCAAGCTTGTCGCGATTGAGGGACTCGGCCCCTCGCCCAAGGTTATCGCCGAGCGCGCAAAGACGGGCTATGCCGAACGCTTCCGCAAATGGATCGATGACAAGCGCCAGGCCGCAGGGCGCACGCCGCGCCGCTATGCGACGCTCGAGGACGCCCTCGCCCGCATGATGGGGGAGAATGGTTACCTGACCGAAACGCAGGCGCGCCACCTGACCATCCACGGCATCAGCCGCAACGAAGACGGCACCTGGAGCTGGAAGTTCGACAATTATCTGAACGTGTGGCCGGCGTTCGACATGCCGCAGGACGATATCGCCTCATTGTGGGGAGCAATCAGCTGCCCCACGCTCCTGCTCTATGGCGCGAACAGCTGGGCCTCGAACCCCGAGAAGGACGGTCGCCTTCAGCATTTCAACACCGCGAAGGTCATTGAATTCGAAAATGCGGGCCACTGGCTCCATCACGATCAGTTCGACCGGTTCATGTCCACGCTAGACGAATTCCTCTAA
- a CDS encoding energy transducer TonB — translation MAYTGQITGRQKMLSGGGALLAVVAVGLGLASGLDLDVVRKAGEAITAIAIPAPSPPREEAKPARAPSEKTSGKASAPNKTAKAAAVTAPPPKLPPIAPPVATAAKTGTGSDVTAGAAPTAGPGSGAGGRGDGTGAGGTGSGGGSGSKAVWRSGTIRDRDYPHEASRARTGGEVEVRFTIEASGRVSGCRVTRSSGDASLDRTTCALIEERFRFKPATDAAGAPVASQYGWRQSWWLERRR, via the coding sequence ATGGCCTATACGGGGCAGATTACGGGACGACAGAAGATGCTGTCGGGAGGCGGTGCTCTGCTCGCTGTGGTCGCGGTCGGTCTTGGCCTTGCCAGCGGTCTCGATCTCGACGTCGTTCGCAAGGCAGGTGAGGCGATCACCGCTATCGCCATCCCTGCCCCGTCGCCACCCCGCGAAGAAGCCAAGCCCGCGAGGGCGCCAAGCGAAAAGACTAGCGGCAAAGCTTCGGCCCCGAACAAGACCGCCAAGGCGGCGGCCGTTACCGCCCCACCGCCGAAGCTGCCTCCGATCGCGCCACCTGTCGCAACCGCGGCCAAAACCGGGACTGGAAGCGACGTAACAGCCGGCGCCGCGCCGACCGCTGGCCCGGGATCGGGCGCCGGTGGTCGGGGCGACGGCACGGGCGCAGGCGGAACGGGCAGCGGCGGCGGAAGCGGCAGCAAGGCCGTCTGGCGGAGTGGCACGATCCGCGATCGCGACTACCCCCACGAAGCAAGCCGGGCGAGAACCGGCGGCGAGGTCGAGGTGCGTTTCACGATCGAAGCCAGCGGCCGCGTCAGTGGGTGCCGCGTGACACGGTCGAGCGGCGACGCCTCACTCGACCGGACGACGTGCGCACTGATCGAAGAGCGCTTCCGCTTCAAGCCTGCAACCGACGCCGCCGGCGCGCCCGTTGCGAGCCAATATGGCTGGCGGCAGAGTTGGTGGCTTGAGCGGCGGCGCTAA
- a CDS encoding TonB-dependent siderophore receptor — protein sequence MKPSSSASFLALSCVGSLISAPALAAKADAAQDAPGSRSDIIVSGTLATEVESPKSTAPIVDTPQTITVVSQEQIRQQNLLTLRDALSTIPGITFGAGEGGGGYGDSINLRGYSANNDLTVDGVRDSAQYSRTDPFNLQQIEVYNGANSVFNGSGSVGGTINLVSKIPFARNATTVQAAVGTDNYYRAAVDSNWRLSDLIAVRINAMYHENDVPGRDVESYQRWGVAPSITIGVDSDTSLTLAYIHQDDDNTPIYGVPYILGAVNNGPLPGVDDSDYFGIVNLDEQKTKVDRLTATFRHAFSDNVSIRNLTRWQRVHQYSQTSAPQGVFCLANGLQPIGANAAATVGIACPAGQNTPGTYYPSGPRGLVRDQVNDLLHNQTDLTILSGTKGGLFNTLVIGASYSQEDYSIENAQLLRNPGGATPNPVLPPISLSNPNTVWTGPVNYIRTGNSYGDTRNWAIYAFDTLEISPMFEINGGVRYENARNIFRADTVTTPATGAVYTRGADQVSDENLFSYRVGAVFHPIENVSLYAAYGNAKTPTSASVRAGCGLPASPTAADPCATAPEKARNIEFGAKAELMDKRLLLTAAVFRNERTNYRVPSNDPAEPASLQILDGRSRVDGIALGVSGNVTPEWAIFANYTYLDGKVKQSVSDFCLANPGSTGCGNSAAIPDPQRGDRLFQTPKHSGSLFTTYAFPFGLQIGYGLSYQGKFSTHQRNLAQRTPLSVDDYLIHRAFVSYDFKNGLVAQLNVSNFTDEEYYTGVRNNVNATTGAVTGGWATPGDSRSAVFSLFYNF from the coding sequence GTGAAGCCATCGTCATCCGCTTCGTTCCTCGCGCTCTCCTGCGTGGGCAGCCTGATCAGCGCTCCTGCGCTCGCCGCAAAAGCCGACGCGGCGCAGGATGCGCCGGGCAGCCGCAGCGACATCATTGTAAGCGGCACGCTGGCAACCGAAGTGGAATCGCCCAAATCGACCGCGCCGATCGTCGACACGCCCCAGACGATCACGGTCGTATCGCAGGAGCAGATCCGCCAGCAGAATTTGCTGACGCTTCGCGACGCTTTGTCCACAATCCCCGGCATTACCTTTGGCGCAGGCGAAGGCGGCGGCGGCTACGGCGACTCGATCAATCTGCGCGGCTATTCGGCGAACAACGACCTGACCGTCGACGGCGTGCGCGACAGCGCGCAGTACAGCCGTACCGACCCCTTCAACCTGCAACAGATCGAAGTCTATAATGGCGCAAACTCCGTCTTCAACGGATCGGGCAGCGTCGGCGGAACGATCAACCTCGTCAGCAAGATCCCCTTTGCGCGCAACGCGACCACGGTCCAGGCGGCCGTCGGAACCGACAATTATTATCGCGCCGCGGTGGACAGCAACTGGCGCCTCAGCGACCTGATCGCAGTGCGCATCAACGCGATGTATCATGAGAATGACGTGCCCGGCCGCGACGTCGAATCCTACCAGCGCTGGGGCGTTGCACCCTCGATCACGATCGGCGTCGACAGTGACACGAGCCTGACGCTCGCATATATTCACCAGGACGACGACAACACGCCGATCTATGGCGTCCCCTACATTCTCGGCGCCGTCAACAACGGGCCGTTGCCAGGTGTCGACGACAGCGATTATTTCGGGATCGTCAACCTCGACGAACAAAAGACAAAGGTCGATCGCCTGACCGCGACCTTCCGTCACGCGTTCAGCGACAATGTCTCGATCCGCAATCTGACGCGCTGGCAGCGCGTCCATCAGTACAGCCAGACGAGCGCGCCGCAGGGTGTATTCTGTCTCGCCAACGGACTTCAGCCGATCGGCGCGAACGCGGCCGCCACTGTCGGCATCGCCTGTCCCGCGGGCCAGAATACCCCGGGCACCTATTATCCTTCAGGACCACGCGGCCTAGTCCGCGATCAAGTCAATGACCTGCTGCACAACCAGACCGACCTGACGATCCTGAGCGGCACCAAGGGCGGCCTGTTCAACACGCTCGTCATCGGCGCGTCCTACAGCCAGGAAGATTATTCGATCGAGAATGCGCAGTTGCTGCGCAATCCGGGCGGCGCAACGCCCAACCCTGTGCTGCCGCCGATCAGCCTGTCGAACCCGAACACGGTCTGGACCGGCCCGGTCAACTATATCCGCACCGGCAACAGCTATGGCGACACGCGCAACTGGGCGATCTATGCCTTCGACACGCTCGAAATCTCGCCGATGTTCGAAATTAACGGCGGCGTCCGTTATGAAAATGCGCGCAATATCTTCCGCGCCGACACCGTGACGACCCCGGCGACCGGCGCGGTCTACACCCGCGGTGCGGATCAGGTCAGTGACGAAAATCTCTTCTCGTATCGCGTTGGCGCTGTCTTCCATCCGATCGAGAATGTCAGCCTCTACGCCGCTTATGGCAACGCCAAGACGCCGACTTCAGCCAGCGTCCGCGCGGGCTGCGGCCTGCCGGCGAGCCCGACGGCCGCCGATCCCTGCGCGACGGCGCCCGAAAAGGCACGCAACATCGAATTCGGCGCCAAGGCCGAGTTGATGGACAAGAGACTGCTGCTGACTGCCGCCGTGTTCCGCAACGAGCGCACCAATTATCGCGTGCCTTCGAATGACCCGGCGGAGCCCGCCTCGCTGCAAATCCTCGACGGTCGCTCGCGCGTCGACGGCATTGCTCTCGGCGTAAGCGGCAACGTCACGCCTGAATGGGCGATCTTCGCGAACTATACCTACCTCGACGGCAAGGTGAAGCAGAGCGTTTCGGACTTCTGCCTTGCGAATCCCGGTAGCACCGGCTGCGGCAATAGCGCCGCCATTCCCGATCCGCAGCGCGGCGACCGGTTGTTCCAGACGCCCAAGCATTCGGGTAGCCTGTTCACCACCTATGCGTTCCCGTTCGGGCTGCAGATCGGATACGGGCTGTCGTATCAGGGTAAGTTCTCGACGCACCAGCGCAACCTGGCGCAGCGTACACCGCTGTCGGTCGACGACTATTTGATCCATCGCGCGTTCGTGTCGTACGACTTCAAGAACGGGCTTGTTGCGCAACTCAACGTCTCCAACTTCACCGACGAGGAATATTACACGGGCGTCCGCAACAATGTGAACGCGACGACCGGGGCGGTGACCGGCGGCTGGGCGACCCCCGGCGACTCGCGCTCGGCGGTGTTCAGCCTCTTTTACAACTTCTGA
- a CDS encoding Fe2+-dependent dioxygenase gives MIRIIPDVLDADGVAKLRSILDAADWIDGNETSGPQAALAKRNQQLPEFGEAAAEAGRIVLDALGRAPLFIAAALPLKIYPPYFNRYAGGENFGDHIDNAIRMRRGSDFRMRSDLSATLFLADPDTYDGGGLVIEGFTQEPGIKLPAGHMILYPSTTVHRVEPVTSGTRVASFMWIQSMVRDQGQRNLLFDLDMGVQGAAATMGQGDATVVRLTGVYHNLLRRWADS, from the coding sequence ATGATCCGCATCATTCCCGACGTGCTCGACGCCGACGGTGTCGCCAAGCTCCGCTCTATTCTCGACGCCGCCGACTGGATCGACGGCAACGAGACTTCGGGTCCGCAGGCTGCGCTAGCGAAGCGCAACCAACAGCTCCCGGAATTTGGCGAAGCCGCAGCCGAGGCGGGCCGGATCGTACTCGACGCACTGGGCCGCGCACCGCTGTTCATAGCGGCGGCGCTGCCACTCAAAATCTATCCGCCCTATTTCAATCGCTACGCCGGCGGCGAGAATTTCGGCGATCACATCGACAATGCAATCCGCATGCGCCGCGGCAGCGATTTCCGGATGCGCAGCGACCTGTCGGCGACGCTCTTCCTTGCCGATCCCGACACCTATGACGGCGGCGGCCTCGTTATCGAGGGCTTTACGCAAGAGCCGGGTATAAAGTTGCCGGCCGGGCATATGATCCTCTACCCGTCGACGACCGTTCATCGTGTCGAACCCGTCACATCGGGTACGCGGGTCGCCAGCTTCATGTGGATCCAGTCGATGGTGCGCGACCAGGGTCAGCGCAATCTTCTCTTCGATCTCGACATGGGCGTTCAGGGGGCCGCAGCCACGATGGGACAAGGGGACGCGACTGTGGTTCGCCTGACCGGCGTATATCACAATCTTCTGCGGCGCTGGGCCGACAGCTAG
- a CDS encoding FAD:protein FMN transferase, translating to MGTSWSLLAVSPPAGTTNGVRAAFDRVVAQMSQWDTQSDLSRFNRAAPGLWCHIPDEFAYVVESALGIARASGGAFDAGLGRLTEAWGFGSVGPIEAVPEQLGASDRTIDFDPATRCIRRGEGAALDLSGIAKGYGVDLAAEWLLGAGVRHFLLEVGGELRGEGMRPDGQPWWVDVEMPPTSSIPPWRMALHDLSVATSGNYRRGFMADSRHYSHSFDPVTGRPIVNGVLSVTVLHRRCMMADGWATALTVLGAEAGIGLADDLELAACIVAGDREYLSRGWRAMLD from the coding sequence ATGGGAACAAGCTGGTCGCTGCTGGCGGTATCTCCGCCTGCGGGGACGACGAACGGCGTGCGGGCAGCGTTCGACCGGGTCGTCGCGCAGATGAGCCAGTGGGACACGCAATCAGACCTGTCTCGCTTCAACCGCGCCGCGCCCGGCCTGTGGTGTCATATCCCCGACGAGTTCGCTTATGTGGTTGAGAGCGCGCTGGGAATCGCGCGGGCGAGTGGCGGCGCATTCGATGCGGGGCTTGGGCGGCTGACCGAGGCCTGGGGCTTTGGTAGCGTCGGCCCCATTGAGGCCGTGCCTGAACAGCTTGGCGCGAGCGACCGCACGATAGACTTCGACCCGGCGACGCGTTGCATCCGGCGCGGCGAAGGGGCAGCACTCGACCTGTCGGGGATCGCCAAGGGCTATGGTGTCGATCTCGCCGCCGAATGGTTGCTCGGCGCCGGTGTACGGCATTTCCTGCTCGAAGTCGGCGGCGAACTGCGCGGTGAGGGAATGCGCCCCGACGGCCAACCCTGGTGGGTCGATGTCGAGATGCCGCCCACCTCGTCCATTCCGCCATGGCGTATGGCATTACACGACCTTTCGGTCGCGACATCGGGCAATTATCGCCGCGGTTTCATGGCCGATAGCCGGCATTATTCGCACAGCTTTGATCCCGTCACGGGACGCCCGATCGTCAACGGCGTTTTGTCCGTCACCGTGCTGCACCGCCGATGCATGATGGCCGACGGATGGGCGACGGCGCTGACCGTTTTGGGAGCGGAGGCGGGGATTGGGCTGGCCGACGATTTGGAACTGGCGGCGTGCATCGTTGCCGGGGACCGCGAATATCTGTCGCGCGGTTGGCGCGCGATGCTCGACTAG
- a CDS encoding DUF4198 domain-containing protein: protein MKKRIWGFAATAALAALVAVPASAHRQWMLPSSTVLSGDDVWVTVDAAVSNDLFYFEHQPLRLDALKAWAPDGSEATIENKSTGRYRSTFDVHLTQKGTWRIASVSDGVMGSYDLNGKTERLPRGTTTTNLAERIPAGATNVKTAESNNRNEIFVTVGEPTTTLFKPTGKGIELVPVTHPNDLIAGEAATFQFLLDGKPAAGLPVTVIPGGIRYRDQLGQMDLKTGADGKVAINWTEPGLYWLNVTTPQAEREEGAPEPATPPAPQRRASYVTTLEVLAP, encoded by the coding sequence ATGAAGAAGCGAATTTGGGGTTTCGCCGCGACCGCCGCGCTGGCTGCGCTGGTCGCCGTTCCGGCTTCCGCACACCGTCAGTGGATGCTGCCGTCGTCGACCGTTCTGTCGGGCGATGACGTATGGGTCACCGTCGACGCTGCAGTATCGAACGACCTCTTCTATTTCGAGCATCAGCCGCTGCGTCTCGACGCATTGAAGGCCTGGGCGCCCGACGGCAGCGAGGCGACGATCGAGAATAAGTCAACGGGCCGCTATCGCAGCACCTTCGACGTCCATCTGACGCAAAAGGGCACTTGGCGCATCGCCTCGGTTTCCGACGGCGTGATGGGCAGCTATGATCTGAACGGCAAAACCGAGCGGCTGCCGCGCGGTACGACCACAACGAACCTCGCCGAGCGCATCCCCGCCGGTGCGACAAATGTGAAGACTGCCGAATCGAACAACCGCAACGAGATTTTCGTGACGGTGGGTGAGCCGACGACGACCCTGTTCAAGCCGACGGGGAAGGGCATCGAACTCGTCCCCGTGACGCATCCGAACGATCTGATCGCGGGCGAGGCGGCGACCTTCCAGTTCCTGCTCGACGGCAAACCTGCCGCAGGCCTGCCGGTCACGGTGATCCCGGGCGGCATCCGTTATCGCGACCAGCTTGGCCAGATGGACCTCAAAACCGGCGCCGACGGCAAGGTCGCGATCAACTGGACCGAACCTGGCCTCTATTGGCTGAACGTCACTACGCCGCAGGCAGAACGTGAAGAGGGCGCGCCCGAGCCCGCGACGCCCCCCGCGCCGCAGCGCCGCGCAAGCTATGTCACGACGCTGGAAGTGCTCGCGCCCTGA
- a CDS encoding DUF2271 domain-containing protein, translating to MQLSTPVRILGGTIGLGAVLGVPTVALANPATMDVTINIPRLKVAEYHKPYVAIWVEKAGGPAKTVAVWYDYDMKANEGTKWLRDVRQWWRAAGRSMTFPANGITGATRAPGAHKVSFTRAQLGAAAPGQYTLVIEAAREVGGRELLRIPFIWPAKAGAGGRAAGTTELGAVSVAFR from the coding sequence ATGCAGCTTTCCACCCCGGTGCGCATCCTCGGCGGCACGATCGGCCTCGGCGCCGTGCTCGGTGTGCCGACGGTCGCGCTTGCCAATCCGGCGACGATGGATGTCACGATCAATATTCCGCGGCTGAAGGTCGCCGAATATCACAAGCCCTATGTCGCGATCTGGGTCGAAAAGGCCGGCGGACCCGCGAAGACCGTCGCAGTCTGGTATGATTATGACATGAAGGCGAACGAGGGGACGAAGTGGCTTCGCGACGTGCGCCAGTGGTGGCGCGCCGCCGGCCGCTCGATGACCTTCCCCGCAAACGGCATCACGGGCGCGACGCGTGCGCCCGGCGCGCACAAGGTCTCCTTCACACGCGCGCAACTCGGCGCAGCGGCACCCGGCCAATACACGTTGGTGATCGAAGCCGCGCGTGAGGTTGGCGGCCGCGAACTGCTGCGCATTCCCTTCATCTGGCCCGCCAAGGCCGGGGCAGGCGGGCGCGCCGCAGGGACGACTGAACTGGGGGCCGTTTCGGTCGCCTTCCGCTAA